TAACTGGGGTTTCAcagttcataaaaattaatttatgttcTTAATCAATTATGATATTATTTTGCATTATGTATTGAGTCCAGGGAAAGGTGTCAGCAAATTTTCAACtgataattcaattcaatcattAACATTCTTGCATTTTCTCCTGAACTCACTCATCAACTTGAAATTTCTATAATCAAAATGAATCACAAATGCGCTGATCACGTACCACCATATCTCCACGGAATTCAAGTAATATGTGATGGGTAATTattcttaattatttattttttactttcacCAATTAAAACCAATGCTAATGAGACGATTCAGTAAACTCGGGTGACAGCCGAGTGATCCCCCAAACACAAAATAGCCAATTAGAAGGCGATAACTCtagaattataatttatttatcaattattcaattattaatttaattattgtttattggTGTGGTAGCACTTGATCGGTTTGCTGTGGAATTGTCAATGTTTATGCCAGCACATGTTTTGCATGTTGGTACCGTCTCATGCGTCATTACTAGCTTACTATCAGTACAAtccaatgaattaatttttaaataaatcaacaattAACTTTACGTCATTGTTGATCCCAAAATATCATCCTCCACCGACCGAATACTGTCAAAGATCAGATAAAAAACATTAGATCATGGCTGTCACCCCGGGTCTCGCGACCCttatcatgaaaattaaaaaaaaaattcacaaaaatcaacagtaaaaattacccgaATGAACGAtacgaatgaatgaaaaaaaaaatccaaaaaatacgAATGACTGTCCCCCTCCCTCGGACCACCTGTCCCCTACCCCCGAAGAGCCGTAAGTACAAAACGCCGTaagtcccaaaaaaaaattcttgaaatcgtcggaaattgaaaaaaaacctttaaaaaattaaaaataggactaaaaaattatttttaatttttataaatattcggGATGCTCCTGGGGACTCCACGTGCCCCAGAGTCCTAATAACTCATGCCACATTcatcgaataaaaataaattaaaatatcacaCAATTATTGAAGTAAAAGTGTGTTAGAATAAAATGCCAAAAATaagaatttacaattttctttttttaaaatttacagGAATGATAGGTGCATTGCCACCGGGTGCAATGCATCCAGCATTTGCTGCCCCAATGGGTTTTCCAGGTGCACCAATGCTAGCACCCATGATGCATCCACGCTTCAGATGATCGCCTCCGATGGACGGGTCCAATCCACCGCTGCACTTCGTGCTCTGGGCCCGGCCTTAgccccacccaccaccccccaccctccattaaacaaaaaaaaaaacacaagataattaaaaacaaaatgtcTCAAGAGGATTTAAACGATTCACTCAAAAgttagcaaaaaaaatattcgtttttttattaataattttaattgattgattaattaatcaattaacatTTAATTAGAATGGAGGCACAAGGGTGGCTTGCGGCCCCTATCGACAGAcaatccattttgccccattaGTTGTTAAACaccgaaagaaaaattaaattgcgatttcttttctctttttgATGGAATTTCTAAAATGATGGGACGAAATGGGAAGTTTTTGTTCGGATGAGTGGGATCGTCAGTCGTCCCACAACGACAATGAAACGACTAGACGTGACTTGATGATGTGGAAAGTAGAAAAATTGATGTTAacgattaattgattaatcagtTTAGCGTAAGTGATAGATTAAGCCTGGAAATCATTTCCCCCTCCGTGGTTAATGACACGAATGAAATTCTTTCTAGGCTGTCGATAATCCACTGGGATGTTATCGTGGTGAGACACACAATGCGCGCAGACAGGTGGCAACTTTACGCTGCTACtgatcaataataaattattaatatatttttaatgaaacagGATAATTAACGATGATGTACGATTGAGGCGCTCgtttattactttttttttcagcgataattttattatttcacacGTTTGATCGTGAAAATGTGAGAGGTATGTCATGAGTTAATTGATTGCTCTGGGCCTTTCGTGctgatttataaaaaattgtcgttGATGAAATGTTAAATGAGCGGTTTGAGGTGCATCGTGGGTAATTGTCGAGGGGTTATTGCCGATATCATATCATTTTTCGAGTATTTTACGAATGTTTGAGGAATGATTGATAAAATTTAGTGTGGAAGGGCTGAAAAGAGATGAGTCGATTTCTTCTCACCCAGTTTGTGGGCGAAATCTCCGAATCGaagagagatagcggaatttttgttatgacAATTTTTGTAGAACTTGATTCGCCCCGCAAAAaagattccgataaaaatttcgctatctctcctagatttcgagatactcattaaaaactgatcaatagacatgaaaaaaatacagcttCTAAGgcctattattatttaatggatACTTAGCATACCTTGTCACAAAACAATTGCAATAATTCACAAaactttatcaaaaatttataaaatcagATCAACCACTGTGAACATTTTTCACAGAAATGATCTATTCCTAGATCCAATCTAGATCTcataaatttacaaaaaatttggaaaataagaCGATATTGGCAGTAACTCCTTCAGAAGTCTTTTGGAGAGGGGGTTTAGGAAATTAGCAGCAGCGTGGAGATTGGCTGCCTCAGGTTAGTcagtcgtaatttttattttgtacaAGTACTGCTGAATTGATTCGCACAGATGATGACCGTTAAAGGGATCCATTGTGACCTCACTTCATGGATCGGAAAGAATCTAAGAGTTGAAAACTAAATGGTCCATATTGCCCTGCAATTTGTTGAAGCAAATCTACCCTTTTTGTAAATTCCTAGATTTTGAAAAACTATCAAAGAAAATCAGACAATTCGATCGTATTTGAAGtcgtaatttttcttcgatttcattatcattcgtttttggaaaaaatgtgaaaaactaGGACTTCATACAGTGTCTTATGGGAGAATCAACATTTTCGTTGtagtaaaaaataaacatctACATTTTTGAACATTAGacgcgaaaaaaatcaaggaaattcaaggaaaattatttgtttatcgaAAGGAAATACTGACTGCACatgatttctttttcaattttttatcgtgCAATTAGTTGCAAAATTTGGCCAATGAAAATAGTCAAAAGCAACGCGATCGATCGGTAAATTATGGATCTGAGGGCGGGCTTTTTAAATTCTTTGATGAGAAATTGATGGCATCAGCTCTGCGAATTAATTGGGATGATTTCCTTGCAAGGAACGTTATGGCTACGCATGAGTGAGTGGTAAGTACTGAGGGTACTCACAAATTTTAAAGAGCGATGTGAAAAATATGAGGTGATTTAGTGAttaatgatgaatttattCGTGTACTAGTGATCATCCGTTCGATctgtattcaattattttccacattATTTTGTCATCTCTTGATTCGTTGAGCATTTCTATATCAATTCAGCGATCGTGGGGGAATTTTAGTGATCGAATGACAAAAACAccagatttatttttaaaattcaagaattttctttgtttatttctaagataattgattgaattactGGGAAAACGTCGGTGGGTTAGATATGACGTGATTGATTAACGAGATAATCTCGCAATGAAAAATGTCCTCTTTGACTCATCGACGTTTAGTCATAAACAATGATACAATTATCTTTGGAATCTATTGATCCTCACTACGATCAGAtttatcaatcaattaaagaaaattataaatttataaacaatagTAATGAGCACTAAATCCTCGGCTTTGCTTATTTCTTCGTCTCTActcttcattttcattaattttcattttcaagtgAATAATCAGTGAAGTTAATGCGATGAGTATGGAGGAAATGTTGATGAAATTTAAAGAGATTAAGTGCGAAAAAAGATTGATAAACATCAATAATCGTGCTGTGAACACGTGTACGTATCAAAATCTACgcattgttaattatttaattttcccgaGATTGTCTTTCTGAATgtatttttaagatttttcaCTCAGCATTTGCGTAAATAAtcgtcaattatttatcaacaatcgatGAATGTATCATTGtcgaattaaattatttcaaatgttCTCCGTTTATTTACCTAATAATCactgtaaaaataattattcggcGGGACAATCTCATGCAGAATCTGAACATGTAGAAAGTTCTGTTACTATTTCATTGAGTGtcataattatcaaaatatatattttttttttcatttttttttcttgatccTGCAATAAAGGAGTTCTGTGGAAATATTCTGCAAAACAGtatgaaataaatatcagGCGATAGtccaaaattttgggataaattCAGAGCAATTAAATGGActtgaaagtttttttttttattcagagaAGTCTTTTCCtcgtgaaaaattcccaaaatttctGGACAGCCAATTATTGTTTCAACCAATCACAGCTGAGAAGTGCTGTTGGACCACCTCGGTCCCTTGCCCCACAGGCAGGCGATTGTTTGGACCTACCGTCATCACAATGTCGAGTGAAGCTGGTGAAAACCccagagaaaatatttcaaattaactattaattaaatgaaaaaaaatgttatgctGCAATAAAACATTTCGGCAATTCCCCGGGGCTCGAGCTCACCCTCGACATGAGTGGACGTGTGGCTGGACCgagaaacaataaaaataatacaatgATATCGGTTAATAATTCGAAATTCGTAATTAACCGATTGAGATCTCACGATTTGTTTTTCcctttcttcatattttttttttctcatttacaAGAAAGATGAGACAATCATCTTCACACTGTCCTTGACGCCGGGCATGAGTGGGTGATGGTACTCAGCTTATTAAATTCGTTTGGTGAATGCTTAGCTGGCTCTGTGTGTAATACAATATGATTATCTCACATTTTAtgcaaatatttcaattgaatttcaataaaataggaattttaaactggaaatggtgttttctttcatttattcGTCGCAACGAAAtcccaattattttatttgtttcagCTGTAGGAGAAGAAGACAgatttcatcaaattaattgacaatttCCATATTgaacaatgaataaataattgacaaaGTTACCAGCAAAacgatcttttttatttattgaacacCTAAAAACGTACATGTAATGAATGCTCATTGGCCAGTTCTTGAtcaatatctcggaatctaagaaagatagcaaaattttcattgaacccttttttgtggagctaATTAAGAGCTACAATAAAGTTTCTGACAAAAAATTCGCTATCTGGCTTAACTTGGGAGATATCAACGAAAAACTTGACTAAGAGACCCAACTTCTTGCGTTTTGTCACTTCGTTACTGGATTATGATGTCGAAGAGTACAAAAAAAGCTTCTTCGTTACTCATTCAGTGAATTATGATGACTAATAAATAACAGAAGCTctgcaaataaattaaaaaattactcattGAAATTAGCTTCAAGTTAATGCCACCAGAGGTCCCTCCACTCCCTTCAACGTTCAGGTTCCATCAAAACAAGACAACTTATGCCAATTGTCCAACGATAATTGCAAAAACTGTTACAATATGCAAGAAAAAGTGTTTCCACCCTcagttattgaaaaaaatgtgtctTAAATTCTCCCTGAGTGCCTccagaagtaaaaaaaaagtgtgtgATCTTTTATAAAAGAGTTGTGAGTGTTAAATATCATCAGAACTGACGAAAAAGGAAGGACAATTACATGAAAAAAGTGTTGAGATATCCACATCCTCTGCAAAATTTGTCTTCCCTGTGAAATGGATCTCCGATGGTCCAAAAAATGGACTAATTAAAGTTTTAGCTAATAAACTTGTAGAATCTCATACCTTCAACTTCTCGAAGTTTCTAATTCCCAAATCAAACCAAAAAAGGCATAATATTCGTTCATAACCTCCTGAACTTCTCCTTCCCTTAATATTGATTCCAAATCGTTCGAAAAACTCCTCGAATTTTCTGGGGAACCTGaagaaaacattaaaatcccCTCATAACCTCCTCAGTCTCATCTCATTCGTCAACATCAAGACCAAATCGCCTTCAGTTGCgtctcaaaaaaattgtacaaaacGTGGTGACTTTCTATTAAccttaaaattattcaagtaaTACCTTTAAATCCTAAACGACATCTCCAACTCCTTCAAGCCCCTGACAACCCTCATAAATCCTTCCTCGAGTTCAAGTTAACCTAAAAAATCAGTTAATTCGTCTTAAAAAGCTTGAAAGAAAGAACAAAGGACTACAATAATCTCAAATTATCTCTCGCAGGCGAACGAAACTTTCGAAACTCACGACTAAtctcaaaaatattaatctcCAATAACCTCCAAAGTcctcaaataatttcaatcatAACCTCAAAACCGCTGACAatctaacaaaaaaaaatgtacaaattCAAGCCTTTTACCTTCGAACTTCTGAATCCTTCGACGAACCGACGACCGCGTGACCGCAGTGGCCACCGAATCGTCTGCAACGAGAAGTACATGTACTCAATAGGGGGTTTCAACCCCTCTGTTCCCGCTGATGACCCCGAAATGTCAAAAGACGAGGTCTGGAGAGAGAGTAAGCCACTGTTCAAGGAGCTCTGGCGATTCAACCTGGCAACGAAAACATGGGAGCGCTATCGGGGCCAGAAAAATCTCCCCATAGAGCTGGCATCAACTGCTGTTCTTTTATTtcagcaaaaattaattgtctatGGGGGCACCGCCGTACCCTTCGGCGAAAGCTGTAGCAACAAATTATACGCCTGTGACCTTGACAATGACAGTGTCCAGGAGCTGCCAGCATTGGGTAATCTGCCGGATCCACAGTACGGACAAGCACTGGTTACgacaaataattatatttatacaGTGGGGGGTACAACGGGATATGACTACACATGTGATGTTCATCGATATGATCTCAGGACGGGTTTGTGGGAGAGTATGTACATCTGCTCTGGGGGAGATCCTATGGAACCTCCTGGGAGGTACAGGCATGAACTGGCCTTTGATGGACGAAGGATATTTGTCCTCGGGGGAGGCACCAGTACAGACAGCTTTGGATTCTCGGttagtaatgaaaaaatggaatttgttAATATTTGGGGGTGTTCAGGGGGGTTTGGGGATGAGTTGGGGAAGTGGCGAGTCGCAGAGGCCAGGGTGGCGAATTATTTAAGGGGTTAGTCTCATGTGAACGGatacattttaccactttttaggaaattttttttatgcgacaacaaaattcaatcatttaaattttttaatatatttttatttgtattttgaaatgtacaaaaacaattttttttttcgttttttacatttttaacatatattttttttaagtcaaagtagtccccaacaaaaaaaggtagttcactggtcatggtgatagcggctgttcatgttgtctgagataacaaaatcgaatggattattattcagtagatctgcggctatcgtccctaccaaatataaacaatttcataaaaaaaaaatatcgaacttcaacaaaaaatcacgaaaatcttgttgcttttcgttaaaaatcgttttaaaaaaatatgaaaatattttcgaaaataaacaattctggtagggacgataactatatatgagtagaagaacatatgtaaattttaaaacaatcggttgaatacttttttttctcggaccatgacagtttcagaaaatgatgattcgagaaaaatgcgtttaaagtttaaagcctggtagacagtcgcttacgacacgtcagcgactatgagctgtaacttatcaaatactacgaatttcggtctgaatttttcacagcatgttttcaataggttttactgtcaaaatattaaaataaaaaaaaatcgatttttcgaagtgatcacatgagagtaatCCCTTAAGGGATTTTGATCCTCTTAATTACCTCTATTCCACATGACCCTGAAACCCCTCACAAAAAATCCTGCCAACGTGACGATTGCAATTTAACTCCTCCCAATCATCAGGAACTTGAGAATCTCCGGAATTTGCTGATAAAATTCCTCTGATTGCAGGACATTTCGGTGTACGATGTGGAGACAAACAGGTGGAGTATTGTCCACACTCACGGAGACGGGGAGTATCAGCCTCGGTACCCAGACCCCAGGAGGTGTCATGGGGCTGTTCAGTATCTCGACGCCGAGTCTGAGAGTATTAATGTGATCATATCAGGGGGCGTCTGCGGGAATTTCGCATATAAGGACGTCTGGAGGCTCAATCTCATGAGTCTCCAATGGACCAGGATCGTCAAGTGCTGGTTGCCTACACCACTTCACTTCCACTCTGTCGCGATAACGCCGGCTGGAAAAATGTACACGTTTGGGGGAGTAGTCGACAAGCGAAATGCAATGGTGAGCTATtaagtttaattatttttctcaggtCATATGTATTCACCACAGGAATAAAAAagctgattttttcaatttaatgagATCTCGATATGAGAAATTTATCACTCACCTGAATTGATAAAAAGTTTGTACTCACGATATAAATAATTCGATGAGTAAATTGATTGTT
The window above is part of the Diachasmimorpha longicaudata isolate KC_UGA_2023 chromosome 9, iyDiaLong2, whole genome shotgun sequence genome. Proteins encoded here:
- the Slim gene encoding kelch domain-containing protein 10 homolog isoform X1, translating into MYKFKPFTFELLNPSTNRRPRDRSGHRIVCNEKYMYSIGGFNPSVPADDPEMSKDEVWRESKPLFKELWRFNLATKTWERYRGQKNLPIELASTAVLLFQQKLIVYGGTAVPFGESCSNKLYACDLDNDSVQELPALGNLPDPQYGQALVTTNNYIYTVGGTTGYDYTCDVHRYDLRTGLWESMYICSGGDPMEPPGRYRHELAFDGRRIFVLGGGTSTDSFGFSDISVYDVETNRWSIVHTHGDGEYQPRYPDPRRCHGAVQYLDAESESINVIISGGVCGNFAYKDVWRLNLMSLQWTRIVKCWLPTPLHFHSVAITPAGKMYTFGGVVDKRNAMTIRTSDVHSAWLMIPSLSEICWEAVNHYYELRTKSKDELFDMGIPIKYIKRLVD
- the Slim gene encoding kelch domain-containing protein 10 homolog isoform X2 codes for the protein MYSIGGFNPSVPADDPEMSKDEVWRESKPLFKELWRFNLATKTWERYRGQKNLPIELASTAVLLFQQKLIVYGGTAVPFGESCSNKLYACDLDNDSVQELPALGNLPDPQYGQALVTTNNYIYTVGGTTGYDYTCDVHRYDLRTGLWESMYICSGGDPMEPPGRYRHELAFDGRRIFVLGGGTSTDSFGFSDISVYDVETNRWSIVHTHGDGEYQPRYPDPRRCHGAVQYLDAESESINVIISGGVCGNFAYKDVWRLNLMSLQWTRIVKCWLPTPLHFHSVAITPAGKMYTFGGVVDKRNAMTIRTSDVHSAWLMIPSLSEICWEAVNHYYELRTKSKDELFDMGIPIKYIKRLVD